In Pseudomonas sp. ADAK2, the genomic window AGAATGGTGGAAACGGCAGTGGGTACCGTTTACGCAGAGCTTTGGCGGCGATCATCTCTGTATCGATATAGTGTCTGAAAAACCAGGTGAGATTATAGACTTCTGGCACGACGACCCACGACGCGAAGTGGTTGCCCCAACGCTGGAAGATTGGTTGCGCAGTCTTGTGGAAATCATGGAGTCTGGGCGGTTGGAGCTGGCCTAGTCCCTATCTTTGCCATCTAAAGCGTAAGTCCGAGCATTTTACTAATGAGTGAATCCAGCTCGCCTCGATAGAACCCCTCCGAATGACACTGGTCTGCTTTTGTATTACCTCTAAGGAATACATCCAATGTCCGCGCAATACAGCCTTGTCATGCTCGCTCGGGGAGGATATGCCGCTCGGGGAGTGCTTTATTTGATAATCGGCATCTTCGCGTTGCTAGCAGCACTAGATTCGACAAAACCGAAGGACAGCCACAAAAGCGTTGAGGCGTTGCTAACCCAGCCATTCGGCTATTTTCTAGTTGGAGTTGTGGTGGCAGGCCTGCTCGCTTTTGCGGCTTGGCGTGTCCTGCAAGCCACGCGTGATGTCGATCACCACGGCAAAGAAATCAAAGGTTTGGTAATTCGCACTGGTCTGTTTGCCGGAGGTTTGGTCAACGCCGCTCTGGCGTTTTTTGCAATGGGTCTACTCATTAGCGGTATTAGTAGTTCGGGAGATTCCGGGGGGCAGACTAAAGACTGGCTAGCGCATCTTCTGTCTTGGGATCACTCGAATTTGTTGGTGTACCTGATCGCTCTCATTCCGCTTGGTGTTGGAATTGCTCACATCATCAAGGGCTGGAAGGCGTCGTTCGAGAAATATTTTGAGGCCGACGAAGACGTCATGCGGTACGTCCGCCCGGTGTCTCGGTTCGGTTTAATAGCCCGTGGAGTCGTATTTATAGAGATTGCATTACTACTGGCAATCAGCGGTTCCACTTATCAAGCCATGGATCCACCTGGTACGAAAGAAGCCCTCGACGCTCTCCAGAATCTTCCTGCCGGATGGCTGATTTTGATTGTGATGGCCCTGGGGCTGATTGCCTTCTCGGTTTACAGTTTCTCTGAGGCTTTCTGGCGCAAGATCAATATGGATGTGCCTGGAGTATCGAGACCATAGGGTGCAGCGATAATGGCGATCCACCTCTCGGATTAGAGCAGGCGTGGCCTTAACCTGCCGTTGGCGATCATCGGCGCCGGCTCTTCATCATCGTGTTGCTGGCTGAGGAATTCGCGTATCAGTGCGGAAGTTCGTTTGGCGCTGGTGACCACGAAAAAATGCCCCTCGCCCTTTAGGACGTGCACTTCGGCACGGCGGATGCTGCGGCGCAGGATATGCGCGTTGTACATCTGTACTAGGGTGTCGCGGTCGCCGGTGAGGATCAGCGTGCGTTGGCGCAGACGGAACAGCCGCAGCAGGCTTGTCCAGCCGACCAAGGCAGCGAGCTGGTGGTAATAAGTTCGTGGATTAACGGTGAGCATGCCTTTCGCTACACCGAAGCGTAGCAGCGCCTGTATCGAATTACGCGAGCCTTCTTTCTTGCGCGATTTGGCGCCTTTGCTGCTCCCAAAAAAGTCCACGATGTCGGCGGGTTTC contains:
- a CDS encoding DUF1206 domain-containing protein, with the translated sequence MSAQYSLVMLARGGYAARGVLYLIIGIFALLAALDSTKPKDSHKSVEALLTQPFGYFLVGVVVAGLLAFAAWRVLQATRDVDHHGKEIKGLVIRTGLFAGGLVNAALAFFAMGLLISGISSSGDSGGQTKDWLAHLLSWDHSNLLVYLIALIPLGVGIAHIIKGWKASFEKYFEADEDVMRYVRPVSRFGLIARGVVFIEIALLLAISGSTYQAMDPPGTKEALDALQNLPAGWLILIVMALGLIAFSVYSFSEAFWRKINMDVPGVSRP
- a CDS encoding alpha/beta fold hydrolase, with protein sequence MTTRKLTIENLQLNVSICGQGSPLLLLNGLGGLIRTFDPLREELGDYMTITLDVPGVGKSQMPRWPMRLPRHADLIAEMLKQLGIDQVDVFGVSWGGALAQEFALRYPSMVRRLILAATSAGPVVLVKPADIVDFFGSSKGAKSRKKEGSRNSIQALLRFGVAKGMLTVNPRTYYHQLAALVGWTSLLRLFRLRQRTLILTGDRDTLVQMYNAHILRRSIRRAEVHVLKGEGHFFVVTSAKRTSALIREFLSQQHDDEEPAPMIANGRLRPRLL